In Bradyrhizobium guangxiense, the following are encoded in one genomic region:
- a CDS encoding DUF4339 domain-containing protein, with translation MSEGWYYANGDQSLGPVSIQELVRALNLLSEPGAALIWKNGFSEWQAARSVPEVAAWLGQRPPQIRPTPRLETPKARRVVRTEKRKRGFFGWLFLIVFLLFNGLMAAWLFSYWSQVLPMTTNGSDAGRAGAAIGTTMGTGLILSLWTCGSLVLGLFVLFTRGRKVIVEEERN, from the coding sequence TTGAGTGAAGGTTGGTACTACGCCAATGGCGATCAATCCTTGGGACCGGTATCGATCCAAGAGCTGGTGCGAGCTTTAAACTTACTTTCGGAGCCCGGCGCGGCGCTGATTTGGAAAAATGGGTTCTCTGAATGGCAAGCCGCACGGTCGGTGCCTGAAGTCGCGGCCTGGTTGGGGCAAAGACCTCCTCAGATTAGACCGACACCGCGTTTAGAGACGCCCAAAGCCAGGCGGGTCGTCCGGACAGAAAAGCGCAAGCGCGGGTTTTTCGGCTGGCTGTTTTTGATTGTTTTTCTTCTATTCAACGGCCTGATGGCGGCGTGGTTGTTTTCCTACTGGTCCCAAGTCCTGCCGATGACGACAAATGGAAGCGATGCAGGACGAGCGGGTGCTGCTATCGGAACGACAATGGGAACTGGGCTCATCCTTTCGCTTTGGACCTGCGGCAGTCTCGTGCTCGGTCTCTTTGTGCTCTTCACCAGAGGACGCAAAGTCATCGTTGAGGAAGAGCGCAATTGA
- a CDS encoding helix-turn-helix domain-containing protein: protein MLTVSEFCERHRIGRRTFYRLLADGQGPRVVRIGKRSTRITEAAAAEWLAAHESAPASA, encoded by the coding sequence ATGTTGACAGTATCTGAGTTTTGCGAGCGCCACCGCATTGGCCGTCGGACATTCTACCGGCTTCTTGCCGATGGCCAAGGACCGCGAGTGGTGCGGATTGGCAAACGAAGTACCCGCATCACCGAGGCCGCAGCGGCCGAATGGCTTGCAGCACACGAGTCTGCCCCAGCCAGCGCGTAG